The Blastopirellula retiformator genome includes a region encoding these proteins:
- a CDS encoding Ig-like domain-containing protein, with amino-acid sequence MSSSNQGGKRRKALSKNKRRKQQRQRQQSMQAEHLEARQLLAADVFVDDNWAGLMAGVDPDGAGPATEIGVDAFVTIQAGVNAVDPDGKVTVHDGTYAENVTINKNLTLQSVNGRGATTIDGDNLGSELGTIFVTNNTTAVTIEGFTVLGIDSDNPGIEHAAIYFQGGHSGAKILNNEVVARGDAGLQTEYSATIDNFLIDGNIFSGQTFNDPNPAGNGFGDQFSKENVPRQLVTIGGGSGGGNTSNITFINNEITGTAGGLNDMGEEQGNTLVTIDSQSATITDNTFAGTTTRYGSSLRARGDDTKIEDNMFDLSNQSATTNALFLTTTGGGLSTDPDTLGDVVANNMFANPVVAVGNSVYPTSSIQAAIDASTAGAVLLFSGDFTENVIVDKAITLGGEFNLDGTLSVTDSGATLSAGFSPGIIASGDLSLTAGSILDVEFNGIVTAGVDYDQYQVTGTVDLGGATLSLTGMASGLALGDQITIIDNDDTDAVTGTFAGLTNGAVVNLGGDDYRIFYDGGDGNDVVLVRDTLASPDVLVDDDFAGSSAGMDLGGGFFYLVNAFSTIQEGIADVDAGGVVTVADGSYMGNVTINKNLTLQSENGRDFTTITGDSGSPEFGTIFVTNNTTAVTVDGFTIIGIDGTPGLEHGAVYFQGSHSGAKIVNNDIVANGDSGLTTEYAATIDNFLIDGNIFSGQTFNGANPAGNGFATQFSEPNVPRQLVVMGGGTGGGNTSNITFTNNQITGTAGGLNTMGEEQGNTLVTIDAKGAVITDNTFAGTTTRYGTSLRARGDNLKLEDNTFDLSNQSPTTSALFLTTTGGALSTDPDTFEDIFAKNDFGGNAYFNDGTIGAGSMQQAIDNAAPGDVIYFLGNYTDAAVDIDQAVTVAGEFDLTGTLTASDPGAILSAGFSPGIISTGDLALSPGSKLEVEFNNLGMAGVDFDQYQVTGTVDLGGATFSLSGTAMGLMLGDQITIIDNDDTDAVTGTFAGLTNGAVVSLGGDDYRIFYDGGDGNDVVLVRDTLASMAVLVDDDFAGSSAGADLGGGFFYLVNAFSTIQEGVDDVSVGGTVTVNDGTYVENVTLYKELTLVSDTGRDNTMIEGISGVGALATVLITSDMVTLGQTGQGFAIIGIDNGMPGIENAAVYIDNDNDGTTIEGNRITANGDSALLSEYNMQVTNLTINDNIFDGTTFSGTPTTGNQFVDTNVPRGLVYINGGSTNDDTGKTANIIFTDNTVEGTAGGLDPMMMEIGQSLVTIDSNGATITGNEFTGSTFGSGAALTARGKNAEISGNTFDSTNLGEFANVLSLLNRSTGELSIAPDTLFDIVNDNTFVDGMMGAKTYFEFIPGMTPSQDKFVIRTLEQNGGTLQGAVDAAPNGSTLYFLDDFGPYVEDLDVNKPVTVGGEFTLDGELKASAVGATISAGFSPGTIFSTDLILTGGSILTVEIDDVNVAGTEYDQYVVTGTVDLGGATLDLVDLPTVSTSMLGHELILIDNDGVDAVIGTFAGLVGGSVITIDGEDYKLFYDGGDGNDVVLVRDSDVTPVVYVDDDWETGVAAGDEVLPGFFFQVNAFATIQEGVDDVDTDGEVRVLEGMYDAGATVVRGVTIQGQGMTPGDVMVTDTVDHGFFISTAGDVILQNMQIQSTFGNGVLVQTAGSLLLEDLVLNNNADEGFVIDLTPMVTITDVEYEGNGLESSVTSVGTFTYNTTTGEADVIDINSPSIGGEGNFQHNRGGAYQDVIEFSDVTTMNVNTFEGLDRFTIAPHSTTVINIDGGDPVFGDPDVPPGDTLALFLDGVDNPVIGSTPNGSVTSTNRAPINYVSIETIIVPDRFEVNDSISQATILGSPETVTLTNLSIHDDTDVDYFSYTAHYTGKLYINLLFEDVPQGDLRLNVYDQSGDLIATADNGGNGEYLAIPTVSQERYFIQVEASGDDDTNIYSLELENFQAPAPHGILISPLTDTGSSSLDNVTNSSTPLIYVQDDLLQFVDDNGNDLSEPAMGELRILTAAEAEAGLTAGFAVQVSITNLTTGVVLRRFADAVGPVESSTVYAYDPTAYGDMLADGNYLISARTVVFDGQTPVAMGNANLSTSVRLTVDAVTPGGSMPSLVATSDSGTVGDDEVTNISQPIFQGTGEPNTKVLLFANNNTNPIGQGTVDAQGNWSVQVAPLTDGVYSIRAAYEDLAGNRSAPSAGLTVEIDTLAPNTPFLDLITASDSGQVNDDNVTNDNTLTFTMTTTDPNAASHLFATNFQFRIYARPEGGAEFLLYDSSTDGAIPAANIADGLTDLNLLTRETAALADGRYNFKLEVEDRAGNISTDYLLDVNVDTIAPAGDAPDLLASSDSGMLDNDWVTNVDTPTFNGTGEVNSKVFLYANGELVGQTIVNADGTWNIETTALEDGVYTISTVYEDLAGNRSDAQIADMQLEVDTYVPNTPYLDLAAESDTGRNDEDNVTMDNTLTFNMTTTDPNQLNHLFAENYKFRIYLRAENGTETLLYDSSTEFTSADPLLDGFTSQEQLSRTMAELGDGYHDFKLEVEDRAGNISFDYLLDVVIDTMAPDAPTLEIDPSSTDTGVTGDPNTLADKITSDSNTGFVGDAESNSVIRVYATDTPLDAATLAALSGMSSADVIDFLNGSYTDQGLTAASPLDGNDGNPEVGYWELSGKYDLNNPNFFAYDGIRQIVVTSEDLAGNISAVTTLEMMIDTQGPTVDGVSVTDAPDYDLFAPKPAVDGPTPPITSLDIDFSDLPIRPGVQLFAPGNSPDVTFVIDASASTLGGIAGAQVGDLNGDGIFNTILDAQIAAIIEANQQLIDAGLGDVANVSLVVMLSGTAVSIDLDVNSKFTTAAADNNGDGKLDLINALESINAGGSANFTAGLEAATETLENSGFANSTVLFFADGFSGTPGAHTAAAAELQAVAKNIFAIGVGSSDLAELQIIDADAAIYTTTNALLNTSPVAPVVVDDFGFLYPAISDATALQPGTFQLIGDANGLIPIKSITINHDVTAGSIARSTVTLEFFEALPDDRYTLTIADSLSDPAGNMLDGESNASEPQDDPSFSSGNGVAGGSFVARFTIDTHPELGVSSYGTTLIDINGNFIVDPQNGDDTNEDLAFAIGFSTDDVFAGQFTPSAGTVADGFDRLAVYGKVNGKFRFQFDFDNDGAPDATVVQNIQINGLPVAGNFDGDASNGDEVGVYVGETGTFWIDTDHDNQIDTPIHTSLVGKPIVGDWDGDGFDDLGVWRDDKFSLDLTGGVQNGWDGKADQTFWFGFEGVRERPVSADFNSDGVEDLGLWVPDQQNNTSNEAEWFLLISDSDANGAARPIWENPDRMIPPSQDPLGRTVAKFLTDPFGPDQYASFGNDIGLPVVGNFDPPVADSPSQNPTPTPTLEFPEINSPGTSYGSTWEEAADLDHDGAVTLIDLTLLIRQVGSQASLPSDVAWAFDFDRDGVVSLVDLTQMIRKIGSQAPATNHGNSLEAEAVGESTATDPAPTTTAPSTTTTYFEVASSVASDEAESKISGSVALEGEAVAASPLFWIPSDADSTESTPVQSATYQAVDAEVATQDALESELVDEQLLDSLTGVDGEFEAVDALFTDEEDELDDLFVF; translated from the coding sequence TCGACGCGTTCGTGACGATTCAAGCTGGCGTCAATGCGGTTGATCCGGACGGCAAAGTCACGGTCCATGACGGGACCTACGCCGAAAACGTCACGATCAACAAGAACCTGACGCTGCAGTCGGTCAATGGGCGTGGTGCGACGACCATCGACGGCGACAATCTTGGCAGCGAGTTGGGAACGATCTTCGTTACGAATAATACGACCGCCGTGACGATTGAAGGCTTTACGGTCTTAGGAATCGATAGCGACAACCCGGGGATCGAACACGCCGCGATCTATTTTCAAGGCGGGCATTCGGGCGCCAAGATTTTGAATAACGAAGTCGTCGCGCGCGGCGACGCAGGCCTGCAAACCGAATATAGCGCCACGATCGACAACTTTCTGATCGACGGCAACATCTTCTCGGGGCAAACGTTTAACGATCCCAATCCGGCCGGCAACGGGTTTGGCGATCAATTCTCGAAGGAAAACGTGCCGCGTCAGTTGGTCACCATTGGCGGAGGCTCCGGCGGCGGCAACACGTCGAACATCACCTTCATCAACAATGAAATCACCGGTACTGCCGGCGGCCTGAACGACATGGGAGAGGAACAGGGGAACACCCTGGTCACGATCGACTCTCAGTCGGCGACGATCACCGACAACACTTTCGCCGGCACGACCACCCGCTACGGCAGCAGCCTGCGAGCTCGCGGCGACGACACCAAGATAGAAGACAACATGTTCGATCTGTCGAACCAGTCGGCGACCACCAACGCCCTCTTTCTAACGACCACCGGCGGCGGGCTGTCGACCGATCCCGACACGCTGGGCGATGTCGTCGCCAACAACATGTTCGCCAATCCAGTCGTGGCAGTCGGCAACTCGGTCTATCCGACCAGTTCGATCCAGGCCGCGATTGACGCCTCGACGGCTGGCGCCGTCCTGCTGTTCAGCGGCGACTTCACCGAAAACGTCATCGTCGACAAGGCGATTACCCTCGGCGGCGAGTTCAATCTCGATGGCACGCTGAGCGTCACCGATAGCGGAGCTACCCTGTCGGCCGGCTTCAGCCCCGGCATTATCGCCTCGGGCGATTTGTCGTTGACGGCGGGGTCGATTCTGGACGTCGAATTTAACGGGATCGTTACCGCTGGAGTCGACTACGACCAGTACCAAGTGACCGGCACGGTCGATCTAGGCGGCGCCACGCTGTCGCTGACCGGCATGGCGTCTGGCCTCGCCTTGGGTGATCAAATCACCATCATCGACAATGACGACACCGACGCGGTGACCGGCACGTTCGCCGGCCTGACCAACGGTGCCGTCGTCAACCTCGGCGGCGACGACTATCGCATCTTCTACGATGGCGGCGACGGCAATGACGTCGTGCTGGTTCGCGACACGCTGGCCTCACCCGATGTGCTGGTCGACGACGACTTCGCCGGTTCCAGCGCAGGCATGGATCTGGGCGGCGGTTTCTTCTACCTGGTCAACGCCTTCTCGACCATCCAGGAAGGCATTGCGGACGTCGACGCAGGCGGCGTGGTGACAGTTGCCGACGGCTCGTATATGGGCAACGTCACGATCAACAAGAATCTGACGCTGCAATCGGAAAACGGACGCGATTTCACGACGATCACCGGCGATAGCGGCAGCCCGGAATTCGGCACGATTTTCGTCACCAACAACACGACCGCCGTTACGGTCGACGGCTTTACCATCATTGGCATCGACGGTACGCCCGGTCTGGAACATGGGGCCGTTTACTTCCAGGGCTCGCACTCGGGCGCTAAGATCGTGAACAACGACATCGTCGCCAACGGCGATAGCGGCCTGACCACCGAGTACGCCGCGACGATCGACAACTTCCTGATCGACGGCAACATCTTCTCCGGTCAAACCTTCAACGGCGCCAACCCGGCCGGCAATGGCTTCGCCACTCAGTTCAGCGAACCGAATGTCCCGCGTCAGCTGGTCGTGATGGGTGGCGGTACCGGCGGCGGCAACACGTCGAACATCACCTTCACCAACAATCAGATCACCGGTACGGCCGGCGGTTTGAACACGATGGGTGAAGAGCAAGGGAACACGCTGGTGACGATCGACGCCAAGGGCGCTGTGATCACCGACAACACCTTCGCTGGTACGACGACGCGGTATGGAACCAGCCTGCGAGCCCGCGGCGACAACCTCAAGCTGGAAGACAATACCTTCGACCTGTCGAACCAGTCGCCGACCACCTCGGCCCTGTTCCTGACGACGACCGGCGGGGCGCTCTCGACCGATCCCGACACGTTTGAAGACATCTTCGCCAAGAACGACTTCGGCGGTAACGCCTACTTCAACGACGGCACGATCGGCGCCGGGTCGATGCAACAAGCGATCGACAACGCCGCGCCGGGCGACGTCATCTACTTCCTCGGCAACTATACGGACGCAGCCGTCGACATCGACCAGGCGGTGACCGTCGCCGGCGAATTCGACCTGACCGGCACGCTGACCGCCAGCGACCCGGGCGCGATTCTCTCGGCCGGTTTCAGCCCCGGCATCATCTCGACCGGCGACTTGGCGCTGTCGCCGGGATCGAAGCTGGAAGTCGAATTCAACAATCTGGGTATGGCCGGGGTCGACTTTGACCAGTACCAGGTAACCGGCACGGTCGATCTCGGGGGCGCGACGTTCTCGCTGTCGGGTACGGCGATGGGCCTGATGCTGGGCGATCAGATCACCATCATCGACAATGACGACACCGACGCGGTGACCGGCACGTTCGCCGGCCTGACCAACGGCGCCGTCGTCAGCCTGGGCGGCGACGACTACCGCATCTTCTACGACGGCGGCGACGGCAACGACGTCGTGCTGGTTCGCGACACGCTGGCGTCGATGGCCGTGCTGGTCGACGACGACTTCGCCGGTTCGAGCGCGGGCGCCGATCTGGGCGGCGGCTTCTTCTACTTGGTCAACGCCTTCTCGACCATTCAGGAAGGGGTCGACGACGTCAGCGTCGGCGGTACCGTTACCGTTAACGACGGCACTTACGTTGAGAACGTCACGCTCTACAAAGAGCTGACCCTCGTCTCCGACACCGGCCGCGACAATACGATGATCGAAGGGATCTCGGGCGTTGGCGCCTTGGCGACCGTTCTGATCACCTCCGACATGGTAACGCTGGGCCAAACCGGCCAGGGCTTCGCGATCATCGGCATCGACAACGGCATGCCGGGCATCGAAAACGCCGCCGTCTACATCGATAACGATAACGACGGCACGACGATCGAAGGCAACCGCATCACCGCCAACGGCGATTCGGCCCTGTTGTCCGAATACAACATGCAGGTCACCAACCTGACGATCAACGATAACATCTTTGACGGAACCACCTTCAGCGGGACGCCCACCACCGGCAACCAGTTTGTCGACACCAACGTGCCGCGCGGGCTGGTCTACATCAACGGCGGCAGCACCAACGACGACACCGGCAAGACCGCCAACATCATCTTCACCGACAACACGGTCGAGGGAACTGCCGGCGGCCTCGACCCCATGATGATGGAAATCGGTCAATCGCTGGTGACGATCGATTCCAACGGCGCCACCATTACCGGTAACGAATTTACGGGATCGACCTTCGGTAGCGGCGCGGCGCTGACGGCCCGCGGCAAGAACGCCGAGATTTCGGGCAACACGTTCGATTCGACCAACCTTGGCGAGTTCGCCAACGTCCTGTCGCTGCTGAACCGTTCGACCGGCGAACTCTCGATCGCCCCCGACACGCTGTTCGACATCGTCAACGACAACACCTTTGTCGACGGCATGATGGGCGCCAAGACCTACTTCGAGTTCATCCCCGGCATGACGCCGAGCCAAGACAAGTTCGTGATCCGTACGCTGGAACAAAACGGCGGCACGCTGCAAGGCGCCGTTGACGCGGCCCCGAACGGATCGACCCTCTACTTCCTTGACGACTTCGGCCCGTACGTCGAAGACCTGGACGTCAATAAGCCGGTCACCGTCGGCGGCGAGTTCACGCTTGACGGCGAGTTGAAGGCGAGCGCCGTCGGCGCCACGATCAGCGCAGGTTTCAGCCCCGGCACGATCTTCTCGACCGACCTGATCTTGACCGGCGGCTCGATCCTGACCGTCGAAATCGACGACGTCAACGTCGCCGGAACCGAATACGATCAGTACGTCGTCACCGGCACAGTCGACCTGGGAGGCGCGACGCTGGACCTCGTCGACTTGCCGACCGTCTCGACGTCGATGCTCGGCCACGAATTGATCCTGATCGACAACGATGGGGTCGACGCGGTGATCGGCACGTTCGCCGGCTTGGTTGGCGGTTCGGTCATCACGATCGATGGCGAAGATTACAAGCTGTTCTATGACGGCGGCGATGGCAACGACGTCGTGCTCGTTCGCGACTCGGACGTCACGCCGGTCGTGTACGTTGACGACGACTGGGAAACCGGCGTCGCCGCTGGCGACGAGGTGCTGCCAGGCTTCTTCTTCCAGGTCAACGCCTTTGCGACGATCCAGGAAGGTGTCGATGACGTCGATACCGACGGCGAAGTTCGCGTGCTCGAAGGTATGTATGACGCCGGCGCCACCGTGGTTCGCGGCGTGACGATTCAAGGACAAGGCATGACGCCGGGCGACGTCATGGTAACCGATACCGTAGACCACGGTTTCTTCATCAGCACCGCCGGCGACGTGATCCTGCAAAACATGCAGATCCAGTCGACCTTCGGCAACGGCGTTCTCGTCCAGACTGCAGGCTCCCTGCTTCTCGAGGATCTCGTCCTGAACAACAACGCCGATGAAGGCTTTGTCATCGACTTGACGCCCATGGTGACCATCACCGACGTTGAGTACGAAGGCAACGGGCTGGAGAGCTCGGTGACGTCCGTCGGCACGTTCACCTACAACACGACCACCGGCGAAGCCGACGTGATCGACATCAACTCGCCATCGATCGGCGGCGAGGGGAACTTCCAGCACAACCGCGGAGGCGCCTACCAAGACGTCATCGAGTTCAGCGACGTCACGACGATGAACGTCAACACGTTTGAGGGACTCGACCGGTTTACCATCGCTCCGCACTCGACGACCGTCATCAACATCGATGGCGGCGACCCGGTATTTGGCGACCCCGATGTGCCGCCGGGAGATACGCTGGCCCTCTTCCTCGACGGCGTCGACAACCCGGTTATCGGTTCGACGCCCAATGGCTCGGTCACGTCAACCAACCGCGCTCCCATCAACTATGTCAGCATCGAGACGATCATTGTTCCGGACCGGTTCGAGGTGAACGACTCGATCTCGCAGGCGACGATCCTCGGTTCGCCCGAAACGGTCACGCTAACCAATTTGTCGATTCACGACGATACCGATGTCGACTACTTCAGCTATACGGCGCACTACACCGGCAAGCTGTACATCAACTTGCTGTTTGAAGACGTTCCCCAAGGCGACTTGCGACTGAACGTCTATGATCAGTCGGGCGATTTGATCGCCACGGCCGATAACGGCGGCAATGGCGAATACCTGGCGATTCCGACCGTCAGCCAAGAGCGATACTTCATCCAGGTCGAAGCTTCGGGTGACGACGACACCAACATCTACTCGCTGGAACTGGAGAACTTCCAGGCTCCAGCGCCGCATGGGATTTTGATCTCGCCGCTGACCGATACCGGCTCGTCGTCGCTAGACAACGTCACTAACAGTTCGACGCCGCTGATCTACGTTCAGGACGACCTGCTGCAGTTTGTCGATGACAACGGCAACGACCTTTCGGAACCGGCGATGGGCGAACTGCGGATCTTGACCGCCGCCGAAGCCGAAGCTGGTTTGACGGCTGGTTTTGCGGTTCAGGTCTCGATCACCAACCTGACGACCGGCGTGGTGCTCCGCCGCTTCGCCGATGCGGTTGGCCCGGTCGAATCGTCAACCGTTTACGCCTATGACCCGACCGCCTACGGCGACATGCTGGCCGACGGCAACTACCTGATCTCGGCCCGCACGGTCGTCTTCGACGGCCAGACGCCGGTCGCTATGGGGAACGCCAACCTGTCGACGTCGGTCCGCCTGACGGTCGATGCGGTCACCCCGGGCGGTTCGATGCCGAGCCTGGTCGCGACCAGCGACAGCGGTACGGTCGGCGATGACGAAGTGACCAACATTTCGCAGCCGATCTTCCAGGGCACCGGCGAACCGAACACCAAGGTTCTGCTGTTCGCCAACAACAACACCAACCCGATCGGCCAAGGGACGGTCGACGCCCAAGGCAACTGGTCGGTGCAAGTCGCCCCGTTGACCGACGGCGTCTACAGCATCCGGGCCGCCTACGAAGACCTGGCCGGCAACCGCAGCGCTCCGTCGGCGGGCCTGACGGTCGAAATCGACACCCTGGCGCCCAACACGCCGTTCCTCGATTTGATCACCGCCAGCGACTCGGGTCAGGTCAACGACGACAACGTCACCAACGACAACACGTTGACCTTCACGATGACGACGACCGATCCCAACGCGGCGTCGCATCTCTTCGCGACCAACTTCCAGTTCCGGATCTATGCTCGTCCGGAAGGGGGCGCCGAGTTCCTGCTCTACGATTCGTCGACCGATGGCGCTATCCCGGCCGCCAACATCGCCGACGGTCTGACCGACCTGAACCTGCTGACCCGCGAAACCGCCGCCCTGGCGGACGGCCGCTACAACTTCAAGCTAGAAGTCGAAGATCGCGCCGGCAACATCAGCACCGACTACCTGCTGGATGTGAACGTCGACACAATCGCCCCGGCTGGCGACGCCCCGGACTTGCTCGCTTCGAGCGACAGCGGGATGCTTGACAACGACTGGGTGACCAACGTCGACACGCCGACCTTCAATGGAACCGGCGAAGTCAACTCGAAGGTCTTCCTCTACGCCAATGGCGAACTGGTCGGTCAAACGATCGTCAACGCCGACGGCACGTGGAACATCGAGACGACCGCCCTGGAAGATGGCGTCTACACGATCTCGACGGTCTATGAAGATCTAGCCGGCAACCGCAGCGACGCCCAAATCGCCGACATGCAGCTGGAAGTCGACACCTATGTGCCGAACACGCCGTACCTGGATCTGGCGGCCGAAAGCGACACCGGACGGAACGACGAAGACAACGTGACGATGGACAACACGTTGACCTTCAACATGACGACGACCGATCCGAATCAGCTGAACCACCTGTTTGCCGAGAACTACAAATTCCGCATCTATCTGCGGGCTGAAAACGGGACCGAGACGCTCCTCTACGACTCGTCGACCGAGTTCACCTCGGCCGATCCGCTGCTAGACGGCTTCACCAGCCAAGAGCAACTGAGCCGCACGATGGCGGAACTGGGCGATGGCTATCACGACTTCAAGCTGGAAGTCGAAGATCGCGCCGGCAACATCAGCTTCGACTACCTGCTGGACGTGGTGATCGATACCATGGCGCCCGACGCGCCGACGCTCGAAATTGATCCGAGCAGCACCGACACCGGCGTCACCGGCGATCCGAACACGCTGGCCGACAAGATCACCAGCGACTCGAACACCGGCTTTGTCGGCGACGCCGAGTCGAACTCGGTGATTCGCGTCTACGCGACCGATACGCCGCTGGACGCCGCTACGCTCGCCGCTTTGAGCGGGATGTCGTCGGCCGACGTGATCGACTTCCTGAACGGCTCCTACACCGACCAAGGGCTAACCGCCGCCTCGCCGCTGGACGGCAACGACGGCAACCCGGAAGTCGGCTACTGGGAACTGTCCGGCAAATACGATCTGAACAACCCGAACTTCTTCGCGTACGACGGCATCCGTCAGATCGTGGTGACGTCGGAAGATCTCGCTGGCAACATCTCGGCCGTTACCACGCTCGAAATGATGATCGACACGCAGGGCCCGACGGTCGACGGCGTCAGCGTGACCGACGCTCCCGACTACGACCTGTTTGCACCGAAACCGGCCGTCGACGGACCGACCCCGCCGATCACCAGCCTGGACATCGACTTCAGCGATCTGCCGATTCGCCCCGGCGTCCAACTGTTCGCTCCCGGCAACTCGCCCGACGTGACGTTTGTGATCGACGCTTCGGCCAGTACGCTGGGCGGCATCGCCGGCGCCCAAGTGGGCGACCTCAACGGCGATGGAATCTTCAACACGATTCTGGACGCCCAGATCGCCGCCATCATTGAGGCGAACCAACAACTGATCGACGCTGGCCTCGGCGACGTCGCCAACGTCTCGCTGGTGGTCATGCTTAGCGGCACCGCGGTCTCGATCGACTTGGACGTCAACTCCAAGTTCACCACCGCCGCGGCCGACAACAATGGCGACGGAAAGCTGGACCTGATCAACGCCCTGGAGTCGATCAACGCCGGCGGATCGGCCAACTTCACCGCAGGCCTGGAAGCGGCGACGGAGACGTTGGAAAACTCTGGCTTCGCGAACTCGACCGTCCTCTTCTTCGCCGATGGGTTCTCCGGCACGCCGGGCGCCCATACCGCCGCGGCCGCCGAACTGCAAGCCGTTGCGAAGAATATCTTCGCGATCGGCGTCGGCAGCTCGGACCTGGCCGAACTGCAGATCATCGATGCGGACGCCGCCATCTACACGACGACCAACGCGCTGCTCAACACCAGCCCGGTCGCTCCGGTTGTGGTCGACGACTTCGGCTTCCTGTACCCGGCGATTTCCGACGCGACCGCCCTGCAGCCGGGCACGTTCCAGCTGATTGGCGACGCCAACGGTTTGATCCCGATCAAGTCGATCACGATCAACCACGACGTGACGGCCGGCTCGATCGCTCGGTCGACCGTGACGCTCGAGTTCTTCGAGGCTCTGCCGGATGATCGTTACACCCTGACGATCGCCGATTCGCTCTCTGACCCGGCCGGCAACATGCTGGATGGCGAAAGCAACGCCAGCGAACCGCAAGACGACCCGTCGTTCTCGTCCGGCAACGGCGTCGCCGGCGGATCATTCGTGGCCCGGTTCACCATCGACACCCATCCCGAACTGGGCGTCAGCAGCTACGGTACGACGCTGATCGACATCAACGGCAACTTCATCGTCGATCCGCAAAACGGGGACGACACCAACGAAGACCTCGCCTTTGCGATTGGCTTCTCGACCGACGACGTCTTCGCCGGGCAGTTTACGCCGAGCGCCGGAACCGTCGCAGACGGTTTCGATCGCCTGGCGGTCTACGGCAAGGTCAACGGCAAGTTCCGCTTCCAGTTTGACTTTGACAACGATGGCGCCCCGGACGCGACGGTGGTGCAAAACATCCAGATCAACGGCCTGCCGGTCGCCGGCAACTTTGACGGAGACGCTTCCAACGGCGACGAAGTCGGCGTCTACGTCGGCGAAACCGGCACGTTCTGGATCGACACCGATCATGACAACCAGATCGATACTCCGATCCACACTTCGCTGGTCGGCAAGCCCATCGTCGGCGACTGGGACGGGGACGGCTTTGACGACCTCGGCGTCTGGCGGGACGACAAGTTCTCGCTCGACCTGACCGGCGGCGTTCAGAACGGTTGGGACGGCAAGGCGGACCAGACCTTCTGGTTTGGCTTCGAGGGCGTTCGCGAACGCCCGGTCTCGGCCGACTTCAACTCGGACGGCGTCGAAGACCTCGGCCTGTGGGTCCCCGATCAGCAGAACAACACGAGCAACGAAGCGGAATGGTTCCTGCTGATTTCCGACAGCGACGCCAATGGGGCCGCTCGTCCGATCTGGGAAAACCCCGATCGCATGATTCCGCCGTCGCAAGATCCGCTTGGTCGCACCGTGGCGAAGTTCCTGACCGACCCGTTCGGCCCGGATCAATACGCCTCGTTCGGCAATGATATCGGCCTGCCGGTCGTCGGCAACTTCGATCCGCCGGTCGCCGATTCGCCGTCGCAGAACCCAACTCCGACGCCGACGCTCGAGTTCCCAGAGATCAACTCGCCGGGCACGTCCTACGGTTCGACCTGGGAAGAAGCGGCCGACTTGGATCATGACGGCGCCGTCACGCTGATTGACCTGACCCTGCTCATCCGCCAAGTCGGCAGCCAGGCCAGCTTGCCGTCGGACGTCGCTTGGGCGTTTGACTTTGACCGGGACGGCGTCGTCAGCCTGGTCGATCTGACGCAAATGATCCGCAAGATTGGCTCGCAGGCTCCCGCGACGAACCATGGCAATTCGCTAGAAGCGGAAGCGGTGGGCGAGTCGACGGCGACCGATCCGGCTCCGACTACGACCGCACCTTCGACGACTACGACCTACTTCGAGGTCGCCTCGTCGGTTGCCTCGGACGAGGCGGAATCGAAGATCAGCGGCAGCGTCGCCCTGGAAGGGGAAGCGGTCGCCGCCAGCCCGCTCTTCTGGATTCCGTCCGACGCCGACTCGACCGAGTCAACGCCGGTCCAGTCGGCCACCTACCAGGCGGTCGACGCCGAGGTCGCCACGCAGGATGCCCTGGAATCGGAACTGGTCGACGAGCAACTGCTCGACTCGCTGACCGGGGTCGATGGAGAATTCGAAGCGGTCGACGCCTTGTTCACGGACGAAGAAGACGAGTTGGACGACCTGTTCGTCTTCTAG